A window from Elusimicrobiota bacterium encodes these proteins:
- a CDS encoding N-acetylmuramoyl-L-alanine amidase encodes MEPLKSRSNQKKYIILHHSVSADHPTLSNVGAIRNYHVNVNGWVDVGYHFLLDRINGHLEIVCGRMLDERGAHCKELDFNASGIGICVIGNFDQEPPPLDTLATLRHLCRSLMNQNIITADRVLGHREAQAMGGVPVEQRKSCPGKAWDMGAFRDSL; translated from the coding sequence ATGGAACCCTTAAAGAGCCGATCCAACCAGAAGAAATATATAATCCTCCATCACAGTGTTAGCGCGGACCACCCAACACTTTCTAACGTCGGGGCCATTCGGAACTACCACGTAAACGTTAATGGGTGGGTGGACGTCGGATACCATTTCCTTTTGGACCGAATCAACGGGCACCTCGAAATCGTTTGTGGCCGGATGCTGGACGAGCGCGGGGCGCACTGTAAAGAGCTTGACTTTAACGCATCAGGGATTGGGATATGCGTAATTGGGAACTTCGACCAAGAGCCGCCACCGCTGGACACACTTGCCACATTAAGACACCTTTGCAGATCACTTATGAACCAGAACATCATCACGGCAGACAGGGTCCTTGGGCACCGGGAAGCGCAGGCCATGGGTGGCGTCCCCGTTGAGCAAAGGAAATCGTGCCCTGGCAAGGCGTGGGACATGGGCGCATTCCGAGATTCGCTATGA
- the secG gene encoding preprotein translocase subunit SecG, with amino-acid sequence MLFSVILSIHVVACVLVILVVLLQSGKGAGFSGIFGGGGSDAVFSAPSGSQFIRKVTTGFAVAFFISSLFLTYLGSRRGVRTVTREFAIPTSQENVTEAETTPKGTAVPAEKTTLPTAPKTAEPPTKK; translated from the coding sequence ATGCTCTTTAGTGTTATTCTTTCAATCCATGTGGTGGCGTGCGTTTTGGTCATTTTGGTGGTTCTCTTGCAGTCAGGGAAAGGAGCAGGATTTTCCGGTATTTTCGGGGGAGGGGGAAGCGACGCTGTTTTTTCGGCCCCCTCCGGGTCTCAATTTATTCGAAAGGTCACAACGGGGTTTGCCGTGGCTTTTTTCATTTCGTCCCTCTTTTTAACTTATTTGGGGTCACGGAGAGGCGTTCGAACAGTGACACGGGAGTTTGCCATTCCGACGTCTCAGGAAAATGTGACGGAAGCGGAGACGACACCTAAAGGAACGGCCGTGCCCGCGGAGAAGACAACACTCCCAACCGCACCCAAAACGGCGGAACCCCCAACGAAAAAATGA
- a CDS encoding phosphoglycerate kinase: MGQLKSVKDLDVKGKRVMVRVDFNVPMEKGVVKDDTRVRGALPTITHLIQNGARVILVSHLGRPKGTANPKYTLAPVAQHLSQILKKPVAFAADCVGPAAESASKNLQDGDVLLLENLRFHGEEEKNDPAFAKALSGLADLFVQDAFGAVHRAHASTAGIPKLLPSAAGFLLLKELEFLGRIKNNPAKPFLAIVGGAKVSDKIEVLEKLLDKVDTLVIGGAMAYTFLKSQGIKIGKSLVEAEKAETAKKLLLSAETKGVKVLLPKDHLVVSSIDAPDSAIETDDANIPNDLIGVDIATKSIQNLTASIASAKTIFWNGPMGIFEVDRYARGTREVAKLAADAASKGTTVVVGGGDSVAAVQSTGLAEKISHISTGGGASLEFLEGKELPGVSALN, translated from the coding sequence ATGGGACAGCTCAAATCAGTGAAAGATTTGGATGTGAAGGGCAAGCGCGTCATGGTTCGCGTGGATTTCAACGTCCCTATGGAAAAAGGGGTCGTGAAAGACGACACCCGGGTCCGCGGTGCGCTCCCGACCATTACCCACTTGATACAAAACGGTGCTCGGGTTATCCTCGTTTCCCATTTAGGGCGCCCCAAGGGCACAGCCAACCCCAAATACACCCTTGCTCCTGTGGCACAACACCTTTCTCAAATCCTTAAGAAACCCGTGGCGTTTGCTGCCGATTGCGTGGGGCCCGCCGCGGAATCGGCTTCGAAAAATCTTCAAGACGGTGATGTCCTACTCCTGGAAAACCTGCGTTTTCACGGAGAAGAAGAGAAAAACGACCCCGCTTTTGCCAAAGCCCTTTCCGGCCTTGCGGACCTCTTTGTTCAAGACGCCTTTGGTGCGGTCCACCGGGCCCACGCCAGCACCGCGGGGATCCCAAAACTTCTTCCCAGCGCGGCGGGTTTCTTACTCCTCAAAGAATTGGAATTTCTTGGCCGCATTAAAAACAACCCCGCGAAACCCTTTCTGGCGATCGTGGGCGGGGCAAAAGTCTCGGACAAAATCGAAGTATTGGAAAAACTCCTTGATAAGGTGGACACCCTGGTCATCGGCGGCGCCATGGCCTACACCTTCCTTAAATCCCAAGGGATAAAAATTGGGAAATCCCTCGTGGAAGCCGAAAAAGCGGAAACCGCAAAGAAGCTCCTCCTCTCCGCGGAAACCAAAGGGGTTAAGGTCCTTCTGCCGAAAGACCATTTGGTCGTTTCTTCCATTGACGCCCCAGATTCCGCCATTGAAACCGATGACGCCAATATCCCTAATGATCTCATCGGGGTGGATATCGCGACCAAATCAATCCAAAACCTTACCGCTTCGATTGCCTCAGCCAAAACCATTTTCTGGAACGGCCCCATGGGAATTTTCGAAGTGGACCGTTACGCGCGTGGCACACGGGAAGTCGCCAAACTGGCTGCCGACGCCGCCTCCAAAGGGACCACCGTTGTCGTGGGCGGAGGGGACAGTGTCGCGGCGGTTCAATCCACGGGTCTGGCGGAAAAGATTTCACACATATCGACGGGTGGCGGCGCCTCGTTGGAGTTCCTGGAAGGAAAGGAACTCCCGGGCGTGTCCGCCCTCAACTAG
- a CDS encoding Rrf2 family transcriptional regulator codes for MRVTAMQEYGLRCMLQIAAHKLPSPLPVREIARREHLTPVYVEKILVNLRRAGLVKSLRGVNGGYIMAGKPADISVGAVLSALGQVDLGKDLCRRFTGNTSTCVHTGGCSIRPIWGLLTRYIYGFLEKINLEQLLKEEARVVEDINEIGTQATHSMGEKVVS; via the coding sequence ATGCGCGTCACCGCCATGCAGGAATATGGCCTTCGTTGTATGTTGCAGATTGCGGCGCACAAGTTACCCTCGCCTCTCCCTGTGCGCGAGATCGCTCGACGCGAGCATTTAACCCCTGTTTACGTTGAGAAAATATTGGTCAATTTGCGACGGGCCGGGCTGGTGAAGAGTTTGCGGGGAGTGAACGGGGGGTACATTATGGCTGGGAAGCCTGCGGATATTTCGGTTGGGGCTGTCCTTTCGGCTTTGGGGCAAGTGGATTTGGGAAAAGATCTTTGCCGTCGTTTTACAGGAAACACATCAACCTGTGTTCACACGGGGGGGTGCAGTATTCGCCCTATTTGGGGACTTTTAACCCGTTATATTTACGGTTTTCTGGAGAAGATCAACCTTGAGCAATTGCTCAAAGAGGAGGCCCGTGTGGTGGAAGATATCAATGAAATCGGAACCCAGGCAACTCATTCAATGGGTGAGAAGGTCGTTTCATGA